Proteins encoded together in one Chitinophaga sp. LS1 window:
- a CDS encoding VOC family protein — protein MRAINPWINFNGNAEEAFTFYKSVFGGEFTKITRFKDLSGPGLQVAEEEANKIMYIGLPLGKNNVLIANDVPGFLGPVSENENRSKIYVNAESREEADKIFNGLSTGGEVEGPIGDSPWGTYAGMFRDKYGIEWIVEFDPGYNG, from the coding sequence ATGAGAGCAATTAATCCCTGGATCAACTTCAATGGCAATGCCGAAGAAGCATTCACTTTTTACAAATCAGTTTTTGGTGGCGAGTTTACAAAAATTACCCGTTTTAAAGACTTATCAGGCCCCGGGTTGCAGGTAGCCGAAGAGGAGGCAAATAAAATAATGTACATCGGCTTGCCACTAGGCAAAAACAATGTGTTAATAGCCAACGATGTTCCCGGATTTTTGGGGCCGGTAAGCGAAAATGAAAACCGGTCTAAAATATACGTGAATGCCGAAAGCCGGGAAGAAGCAGATAAAATATTTAACGGATTATCAACAGGCGGAGAAGTGGAAGGGCCCATTGGCGACAGCCCATGGGGTACCTATGCCGGAATGTTCAGGGATAAATATGGTATTGAATGGATTGTAGAGTTTGACCCGGGTTATAACGGGTAG
- the folP gene encoding dihydropteroate synthase, whose translation MSTINCKGKLLDLSTPVVMGIINITDDSFFADSRTKQLDAILEKAAQHLAEGAKILDIGAQSTRPGSLTVGKETEIDRLIPAIEALVAQFPDVIISIDTFYAKVAEQCMAAGAAIINDISAGDMDPDMIAVAAATKAPYIAMHMQGTPASMQHQPQYEDVTREVLDYFIQKKAECLQAGIKDLIIDPGFGFGKTIAHNYTLLKNTDAFHILDCPLLIGISRKSMIYKLLENTPAEALNGTTVLNTLSLQAGAHILRVHDVKAAVEAVKIHQYMKGL comes from the coding sequence ATGAGTACAATTAACTGTAAAGGCAAATTACTGGATCTGTCAACCCCGGTGGTGATGGGGATCATCAATATCACTGATGATTCTTTTTTTGCTGACAGCCGCACCAAACAATTGGATGCAATACTGGAAAAGGCAGCGCAGCACCTGGCAGAAGGCGCTAAAATACTGGATATAGGGGCTCAAAGTACCCGGCCAGGATCATTGACTGTAGGAAAAGAAACGGAAATTGACAGGCTGATACCGGCTATCGAGGCACTGGTAGCGCAGTTTCCGGACGTCATTATCTCTATCGACACCTTCTATGCAAAGGTAGCAGAACAGTGTATGGCTGCGGGAGCGGCGATTATCAATGATATCAGTGCCGGAGATATGGATCCTGATATGATCGCAGTGGCGGCAGCTACAAAAGCACCATATATTGCTATGCATATGCAGGGAACGCCCGCGAGCATGCAGCACCAGCCACAGTATGAAGATGTGACACGGGAAGTACTGGATTATTTTATACAAAAGAAAGCGGAATGCTTACAGGCAGGAATCAAAGACCTGATCATTGACCCGGGATTTGGTTTTGGAAAAACCATTGCACATAATTATACACTTTTGAAAAACACAGATGCTTTTCATATATTGGATTGCCCTTTATTGATTGGCATTTCCAGAAAATCGATGATTTATAAATTGCTGGAAAATACACCAGCGGAAGCGCTGAACGGGACAACGGTGTTGAATACACTTTCCCTACAGGCAGGCGCGCATATATTAAGGGTACATGATGTGAAGGCTGCGGTAGAAGCAGTGAAGATACATCAGTACATGAAAGGTCTCTAA
- a CDS encoding BT_3928 family protein, protein MKFLLNLLRIIVGVLFIFSGLIKANDPLGLSYKMDEFFEVLHLGFMSHYSLVYSVAMNTFEIVCGVAILLGYRMRLFSWLILLLIAFFTFLTAYALFSGTVRECGCFGDCIKLSPAETFWKDVALLVMILVIFLYRNKIGPLFGTRANGALMLLSLVFSLGIQWYTLAHLPVVDCLGYKVGNNIPEKMKLPPGAHPDVFETVLIYKKDGKEKEFTTENFPWNDSTWVYVDRKDKLIQEGDGEPPIKDFILTDFEGGNQTEAILSETMPVYLFLVKDVKEAGKGWDEKIHALQQQQAQGKCYIYGVTASTKDQVDGFVKAHGLQFQFLNMDGTAIKTAGRANPCLILLEKGTIKGKWHYHDIP, encoded by the coding sequence ATGAAATTTCTCCTTAACCTATTAAGAATCATTGTAGGGGTGTTGTTCATCTTCTCCGGTCTGATCAAAGCGAACGATCCGCTGGGCCTGAGTTACAAAATGGACGAATTTTTTGAAGTATTGCACCTGGGCTTTATGTCGCACTACTCGCTGGTATACTCAGTGGCCATGAATACATTTGAAATTGTGTGTGGCGTGGCGATACTACTGGGGTATAGAATGCGGCTGTTTTCGTGGCTCATATTGCTGCTCATAGCGTTCTTTACGTTTCTCACGGCGTATGCGCTGTTTAGCGGTACTGTGCGTGAGTGTGGCTGTTTTGGGGATTGTATCAAGTTGTCTCCGGCAGAAACTTTCTGGAAAGATGTGGCTTTGCTGGTGATGATCCTTGTCATCTTCCTGTATAGAAATAAGATCGGACCATTGTTCGGTACCAGGGCCAATGGGGCATTGATGCTGTTGTCACTGGTCTTTTCATTAGGTATTCAGTGGTATACGCTGGCGCATTTGCCAGTGGTGGATTGCCTGGGATATAAGGTGGGTAATAATATTCCTGAGAAGATGAAATTGCCGCCGGGTGCACATCCGGATGTATTTGAGACGGTGCTGATCTATAAAAAGGATGGTAAAGAAAAGGAGTTTACGACAGAGAATTTCCCATGGAACGACAGTACCTGGGTGTATGTAGACAGAAAGGACAAATTGATACAGGAAGGGGATGGTGAGCCACCGATCAAGGATTTCATACTCACAGATTTTGAAGGGGGGAACCAGACGGAGGCGATTTTGTCTGAGACCATGCCGGTGTATTTGTTCCTGGTGAAGGATGTGAAGGAGGCAGGAAAAGGTTGGGATGAGAAAATACATGCGTTGCAACAGCAACAGGCGCAGGGTAAATGTTATATTTATGGAGTGACGGCTTCTACGAAGGATCAGGTGGATGGTTTTGTGAAGGCCCATGGGTTGCAGTTCCAGTTTTTGAATATGGATGGAACAGCGATCAAGACGGCTGGTAGGGCGAATCCTTGTTTGATCCTTTTGGAAAAAGGGACGATTAAGGGGAAGTGGCATTATCATGATATTCCATAA
- a CDS encoding nucleoside-diphosphate kinase: MANNRTFTMIKPDAVENGHIGGILNKINEAGFRIVAMKMTRLSAQKAGEFYAVHKERPFYGELVDFMSSGHIVAAILEKDNAVEEFRKLIGATNPANAEEGTIRKIYAESIGRNAVHGSDSDENAEIEGNFFFSGLEKF, from the coding sequence ATGGCTAACAACAGAACCTTTACAATGATCAAGCCGGATGCCGTAGAAAACGGTCATATCGGTGGTATCCTGAACAAGATCAACGAAGCTGGTTTCCGCATCGTAGCGATGAAGATGACCAGACTGTCTGCTCAGAAAGCAGGTGAATTCTATGCAGTACACAAAGAAAGACCTTTCTATGGTGAACTGGTTGATTTCATGAGCAGTGGTCATATCGTAGCAGCTATCCTGGAAAAAGATAACGCTGTTGAAGAATTCCGCAAACTGATCGGTGCTACCAACCCAGCAAATGCTGAAGAAGGTACTATCCGTAAAATTTATGCTGAGTCAATCGGTCGTAATGCTGTTCACGGCTCTGATTCTGACGAGAATGCTGAGATCGAAGGTAACTTCTTCTTCTCTGGCCTGGAGAAATTCTAA
- the cdaA gene encoding diadenylate cyclase CdaA, translated as MDDLFQFYGYRYNWLNVLDLAIVIFLVIQLYRLLKGSLAFNIFVGLLMVYFAYFMVELLHMPILTLILQNFINIGLIAIIIIFQPEIRKFLLVLGKKAPLSKDSFFTKLFLPDKFKSYKEEENIIDEVVTAVSRMAATSTGALIVLSNSYRVKFDTASSISLDSNINAKLLESIFCKGSPLHDGALIIVGNKILAAKVILPVSENPNLPMQVGLRHRSAVGITEHSDNLAIVVSEERGTISYAEDGNLVQDVSLEDLKSKLYEVLVDGYAG; from the coding sequence ATGGATGACTTGTTTCAATTTTACGGATACCGTTACAACTGGTTAAATGTCCTTGACCTGGCGATTGTAATCTTCCTTGTGATACAGCTCTATCGCCTGCTCAAAGGCAGTCTGGCATTCAATATATTCGTTGGCCTGCTCATGGTATACTTCGCCTATTTCATGGTGGAGCTCCTGCACATGCCGATCCTCACCCTGATCCTGCAGAACTTTATCAATATCGGTCTGATCGCCATTATCATCATCTTTCAACCCGAAATCCGCAAGTTCCTGCTGGTATTAGGTAAAAAAGCACCGCTGAGCAAAGATAGCTTCTTTACAAAGCTCTTCTTACCTGATAAATTCAAAAGCTATAAAGAAGAAGAAAACATCATCGACGAAGTAGTAACCGCTGTCAGCCGCATGGCTGCCACCTCTACAGGTGCCCTGATCGTGTTGTCAAACTCTTATCGTGTGAAATTTGATACCGCTTCCAGCATCTCTCTCGATAGTAATATCAATGCAAAACTGTTGGAAAGCATTTTCTGCAAAGGCAGTCCGTTGCATGATGGCGCGCTCATCATCGTAGGAAACAAGATCCTGGCCGCCAAGGTGATTCTTCCGGTGTCAGAAAATCCGAACCTTCCCATGCAGGTAGGTTTAAGACATCGCTCTGCTGTTGGGATTACGGAACACAGTGATAACCTCGCTATTGTGGTATCAGAAGAAAGGGGAACGATCTCTTATGCTGAAGATGGCAACTTAGTACAGGATGTGTCGCTGGAAGATCTGAAGAGTAAGTTGTATGAGGTACTGGTAGATGGATATGCGGGATAA
- a CDS encoding FKBP-type peptidyl-prolyl cis-trans isomerase: MKKNNQLLVAALGLLMASCGAGGQKKTPGGVDYIVHKSGSGAQLKVGDTVLMNIYQKLNDSLLAKSADRSNGAPVPVLIQKSQQKWDLMDGLASLKEGDSATFAIPIDSLPQPRPPFAKKGDKLNVTFVVVSKYSSAKQLAEDQKLIKEYTAKNNLQVTPTAEGVYVATQVAGGGEQPQPGDTVVVNYTGKLLNGKVFDSSVDSTINPGRKLEPIRFPIGKGYVIKGWDAGIASLKKGTKAILILPSGLGYGLQPTPMIPSNSVLVFDVELLDIKKPTAAPAVTAAPAAPAKKK, translated from the coding sequence ATGAAAAAGAACAATCAGTTGTTAGTTGCAGCATTAGGCCTGTTAATGGCCAGCTGCGGTGCCGGCGGTCAAAAAAAGACGCCCGGTGGCGTAGATTATATCGTTCATAAATCAGGTAGTGGTGCGCAGCTTAAAGTGGGTGACACTGTGCTGATGAACATATACCAGAAGCTGAATGATTCCCTTCTGGCTAAATCTGCTGATAGAAGCAATGGTGCGCCAGTTCCTGTACTGATCCAGAAGTCTCAGCAGAAATGGGACCTGATGGACGGTTTGGCTTCTCTGAAAGAAGGTGATAGCGCTACTTTTGCTATTCCTATAGATTCCCTGCCTCAGCCACGTCCTCCTTTTGCTAAGAAAGGTGACAAGCTGAACGTTACTTTCGTGGTAGTAAGCAAATATTCCTCTGCTAAACAACTGGCGGAAGATCAGAAACTGATCAAGGAATACACTGCTAAAAATAACCTGCAGGTTACTCCTACTGCTGAAGGTGTGTATGTAGCTACCCAGGTAGCTGGTGGTGGCGAACAGCCTCAGCCAGGTGATACCGTTGTGGTAAACTACACTGGTAAACTGCTGAATGGTAAAGTTTTCGATTCTTCTGTTGATTCTACAATCAACCCAGGTAGAAAACTGGAACCTATCCGTTTCCCAATTGGTAAAGGTTATGTAATTAAAGGTTGGGATGCTGGTATCGCTTCTCTGAAGAAAGGTACAAAAGCTATCCTGATCCTGCCTTCTGGTCTGGGTTATGGTTTACAGCCAACTCCGATGATCCCTTCTAACTCCGTACTGGTGTTTGATGTGGAACTGCTGGATATCAAGAAACCAACTGCTGCGCCTGCGGTTACTGCTGCACCGGCTGCACCAGCTAAGAAGAAATAG
- a CDS encoding ABC transporter permease has product MLRFFLRKIAYGILVLLGVVALVFFLFNVLPGDPARLTLGQRADVASLENVRKELHLDKPVAVQFLLYLNDLSPISVHAQEEAANLHYISLLHLSGDRLLVLKTPYLRRSYQGKKDVWEMLTEALPGTLVLSIAAILFATIAGIGLGILSAVKKDTWMDTGAVFGSVVGISAPSFFMGIVLAYMFGFVLSDYTGLHMTGSLFDYDAFSGRTLTLKNLILPAITLGIRPLAIIVQLTRGAMLDVLHQDYIRTAYAKGLQKRTVIFRHALRNALNPVVTAITGWFAELLAGAFFVEYIFGWKGIGKMTVDALEKFDFPVLMGAVLFTAGIFVVINLLADVLYSAIDPRIKL; this is encoded by the coding sequence ATGCTGAGATTTTTCTTACGGAAAATAGCTTACGGAATACTGGTGCTACTCGGTGTAGTGGCACTGGTATTTTTTTTATTCAATGTGCTGCCGGGGGATCCTGCGAGATTGACCCTTGGCCAGAGGGCAGATGTGGCGTCGTTGGAGAATGTGCGGAAGGAGTTGCATCTGGATAAGCCGGTAGCGGTACAGTTTCTCTTGTACCTGAATGACTTATCGCCCATTTCGGTGCATGCACAGGAAGAGGCGGCTAATTTACACTATATAAGTCTCCTGCATTTAAGTGGGGATCGACTGTTGGTATTGAAGACCCCTTATTTAAGAAGATCCTACCAGGGAAAGAAAGATGTGTGGGAAATGCTTACAGAAGCGCTGCCAGGTACATTGGTTTTGTCCATAGCGGCCATCCTGTTTGCAACCATAGCGGGGATCGGGTTAGGTATTTTATCAGCCGTAAAAAAGGATACCTGGATGGATACGGGGGCAGTATTTGGCAGTGTGGTCGGGATATCGGCGCCATCGTTTTTTATGGGAATAGTGCTGGCGTATATGTTTGGCTTTGTACTGAGTGATTATACAGGGCTGCATATGACGGGGAGTTTGTTTGATTATGACGCCTTTTCGGGGAGAACGCTGACATTAAAGAACTTGATTTTACCCGCTATTACATTGGGTATCCGGCCATTGGCGATCATTGTGCAGTTGACAAGGGGAGCGATGCTGGATGTATTGCACCAGGATTATATCCGTACGGCCTATGCCAAAGGCCTGCAGAAAAGGACGGTGATTTTCAGGCATGCTTTGCGGAATGCCCTGAACCCGGTGGTGACGGCAATTACGGGGTGGTTTGCAGAGTTGTTGGCCGGGGCGTTTTTTGTGGAATATATATTTGGATGGAAGGGGATCGGGAAAATGACGGTGGATGCGTTGGAGAAGTTTGATTTTCCTGTGCTGATGGGGGCGGTGTTGTTTACGGCGGGGATATTTGTGGTAATTAATCTATTGGCAGATGTGTTGTATAGCGCGATTGATCCGAGAATTAAATTATAA
- a CDS encoding RNA polymerase sigma factor: MSLAIFESQVVPVRQKLYRFAYHLLGNEEDARDITQDAMVKVWQQKDRMAELQNMEAWCMRIVRNLALDKLKSKKHRRAEELDKAVEIAVTHQDNPHEAAAKQDVMNSVHRIMRALPEKYRTIMQLRDIDGHTYQEIADILELDLSDVKVNLHRARKSVREQLQKLQVYGV, encoded by the coding sequence ATGTCTCTTGCAATATTTGAATCACAAGTCGTCCCGGTCAGGCAAAAGCTCTATCGCTTTGCTTACCACCTGCTGGGAAACGAAGAAGACGCAAGGGACATTACCCAGGATGCGATGGTGAAGGTCTGGCAACAGAAAGACCGCATGGCCGAGCTGCAGAACATGGAAGCATGGTGCATGCGAATAGTCAGAAACCTGGCTTTGGATAAGCTAAAATCCAAAAAGCACCGTAGAGCAGAAGAGCTGGACAAGGCTGTCGAAATAGCTGTCACACATCAGGACAATCCGCATGAAGCAGCTGCGAAGCAGGATGTCATGAACAGCGTCCATCGGATCATGCGGGCGTTGCCGGAAAAATACCGTACTATTATGCAGCTGCGTGATATAGACGGTCATACTTATCAGGAAATCGCTGATATTCTGGAACTCGACCTAAGTGACGTGAAAGTGAATTTACATCGTGCCCGCAAATCAGTACGTGAACAATTACAAAAACTGCAAGTGTATGGAGT
- a CDS encoding DHH family phosphoesterase: MKRIEEIKPLLETPKRVVITMHQKPDADAMGSSLALYHYLKQKGHDVTVISPTNFPDFLNWMPGSQEVLDFESSQDKAMKALEGVELLFCLDFNALYRTKNMEPYLAALQCQKILIDHHLEPQPVFEYGVSDTTAASTALLVYETIHKMGEERYINDAMAQCIYAGTMTDTGSFRFASTSSRVHRMVADLLDHGLNHELIHQAIYDNFLENRLRFLGHSLLNRMEVYYEYNTAMIAIPYTDLKRFDLQTGDTEGVVNFLLSIQGIKMAALIIDRHQEVKLSFRSKGDFDVNTFARKYFDGGGHFHAAGGHSSDSLERTVQRFVDAIAENEEALQ; this comes from the coding sequence ATGAAGAGGATCGAGGAAATTAAGCCTTTGCTGGAAACCCCTAAAAGAGTGGTCATAACAATGCATCAGAAACCGGATGCAGATGCAATGGGAAGTTCTCTGGCCTTGTACCATTATTTGAAGCAGAAAGGACACGACGTAACTGTTATTTCGCCTACCAATTTCCCGGATTTCTTAAATTGGATGCCGGGTTCACAGGAAGTGCTGGATTTCGAATCTTCGCAGGATAAAGCGATGAAGGCATTGGAGGGAGTAGAATTGTTGTTTTGTCTGGATTTCAATGCTTTGTACAGAACCAAGAACATGGAGCCTTATCTGGCGGCACTGCAATGTCAAAAAATTCTAATTGATCATCACCTGGAGCCTCAGCCTGTATTTGAATATGGGGTGAGCGACACCACAGCGGCTTCTACGGCATTATTAGTGTATGAGACAATACACAAAATGGGAGAAGAGCGTTATATTAACGATGCAATGGCACAATGTATCTATGCAGGTACCATGACTGACACAGGTTCTTTCCGTTTTGCCTCTACATCATCCCGTGTACACCGTATGGTGGCTGATTTGCTGGATCATGGTCTGAACCATGAGCTCATTCACCAGGCGATTTATGATAATTTCCTTGAAAACCGTCTCCGCTTTCTGGGCCATAGCCTGCTGAACCGGATGGAGGTTTATTATGAGTACAACACCGCCATGATCGCTATACCATATACTGATCTGAAGCGTTTTGACCTGCAGACGGGCGATACTGAAGGTGTGGTCAACTTCCTGCTCTCTATCCAGGGCATCAAGATGGCGGCGCTGATCATAGATCGTCATCAGGAGGTAAAGCTGTCGTTCCGTTCCAAAGGAGACTTTGACGTGAATACCTTTGCCCGTAAGTATTTTGACGGCGGCGGCCATTTCCATGCAGCAGGTGGTCATAGTTCAGACTCCCTCGAAAGGACCGTACAGCGTTTTGTAGACGCGATCGCCGAAAACGAAGAAGCATTACAATAA